A portion of the Oncorhynchus gorbuscha isolate QuinsamMale2020 ecotype Even-year linkage group LG19, OgorEven_v1.0, whole genome shotgun sequence genome contains these proteins:
- the LOC124006457 gene encoding multidrug and toxin extrusion protein 1-like — translation MEDSGPTLASGPTSNSSPPIMEESSAKLFCCHWVRHRIPLAHREELYHILRMTGPLLLSRILNYLLPFVVTMFCGRLGNEMLAGYGLACATINVTTAATGGGLALACDTLVSQTFGGKNLQRVGVILQRSVLILLLFCLPCWAMLLNTQSILLALGQEPEVARIAQLYVIAYLPAVPAIFLHQLQASYLQNQGIILPQMYTAAAANIANVVTNYILLYWMDLGVIGSAAANTLSQLYICSFLFAYICWKKLHVKTWGGWTTEALQEWGSYMKLAIPSTLMLCFEWWIYELGGFLAGMLSEVDLAAQHVVIMLAFINYMFPLGIQAAACVRVGNALGAGDTAGAILTSKVSLALSGSMAIIQGIMLISTKTVIGFMFTSDAQIIDLVSQLLNVYCVLQFFDGLVCVCMGIILGTGKQKIAAMANLITYYCVGLPLGISLMFAAGLRVVGFWLGLLICVILQSSFFITVIFRLDWRKMTEKAVKRAGKAGHMVSMRSIVAPDHTENNGRTVNGYMSVSAEGQGDLRGSNLTPKVQKEDGSPRALLSTTQLVLRRGFTVLAAIVILAVGTSVHLLLPLPISSWRNLSVDWSNTTFTTTYPPELTPSTVLI, via the exons ATGGAAGACTCTGGGCCTACACTGGCATCTGGGCCCACTTCTAATTCTAGTCCACCTATAATGGAGGAGTCTAGTGCCAAACTGTTCTGCTGCCACTGGGTAAGGCACAGAATCCCCCTGGCACATAGAGAGGAGCTCTACCACATTCTCCGGATGACTGGACCCTTG CTGTTATCTCGAATCCTAAACTACCTGCTTCCGTTTGTCGTCACTATGTTCTGTGGTCGCCTGGGGAATGAGATGTTAGCTGGCTATGGCCTGGCCTGCGCG ACTATTAATGTTACGACTGCAGCAACAGGAGGTGGACTTGCCTTGGCATGTGACACTTTGGTATCTCAG aCATTTGGTGGTAAGAACCTGCAGCGTGTGGGGGTGATTCTCCAGAGGAGTGTGTTGATCCTACTGCTCTTCTGTCTCCCCTGCTGGGCCATGCTCCTCAACACCCAGTCTATCCTGCTGGCTCTGGGCCAGGAGCCTGAAGTGGCCAG GATAGCACAGCTGTATGTCATCGCCTACCTACCTGCAGTGCCA GCTATTTTCCTGCATCAACTTCAGGCTTCTTATCTCCAAAACCAG GGGATAATACTGCCTCAGATGTACACAGCAGCAGCGGCCAACATCGCCAACGTGGTGACAAACTATATCCTGCTCTACTGGATGGACCTGGGAGTTAT AGGGTCGGCAGCAGCTAATACGCTTTCCCAACTCTACATATGTTCCTTCTTATTTGCCTACATTTGCTGGAAGAAGCTACATGTGAAAACATGGGGAG GCTGGACTACAGAAGCGCTGCAGGAGTGGGGCTCTTATATGAAACTAGCCATCCCCAGTACTCTGATGCTGTGTTTCGAATGGTGGATCTATGAGCTTGGGGGGTTCCTTGCAG gcATGCTGAGTGAAGTGGACCTGGCTGCTCAACATGTGGTCATAATGCTGGCTTTCATCAACTACATG TTCCCCCTGGGGATCCAGGCTGCAGCATGTGTTCGTGTGGGGAACGCCCTGGGGGCCGGAGACACAGCCGGGGCCATCCTCACCAGCAAGGTGTCCCTTGCCCTGTCAG GTTCAATGGCAATAATTCAGGGAATCATGCTGATCTCTACTAAAACAGTAATCGGCTTCATGTTTACTTCTGATGC GCAGATCATAGATCTGGTCTCTCAACTTCTCAATGTGTACTGTGTTCTTCAGTTCTTTGATGGACTAGTG tgtgtgtgtatgggaatCATCCTGGGCACGGGCAAACAGAAGATAGCAGCGATGGCTAATCTCATCACCTACTACTGCGTGGGCCTTCCACTGGGCATCTCTTTGATGTTTGCAGCTGGCCTCAGGGTTGTAG ggTTCTGGTTAGGCCTGTTAATCTGTGTAATTCTACAGTCCAGCTTCTTCATCACCGTCATCTTCAGGCTCGACTGGAGGAAAATGACAGAGAAG GCTGTGAAACGAGCTGGAAAGGCTGGACATATGGTGTCAATGAGGAGTATAGTTGCACCTGACCACACAGAGAACAATGGCAGG ACAGTgaatggatacatgtcagtgagTGCTGAGGGCCAGGGGGACCTCAGGGGAAGCAATTTGACCCCAAAGGTGCAGAAGGAGGATGGGAGCCCCAGAGCCCTGCTCTCCACCACCCAGctggtcctgaggagaggtttcaCCGTACTGGCTGCCATTGTCATCCTAGCTGTGGGGACAAGTGTCCATCTTCTACTGCCTCTACCAATCAGCTCATGGCGCAATCTGAGTGTAGACTGGAGCAACACTACCTTTACCACTACCTACCCCCCTGAACTCACCCCGTCAACAGTTCTCATCTAG